In Desulfobacterales bacterium, the sequence GCAGGAACAAATGGCCCGCTTTTTTCAAATGGCTGTCGATTATGCCCAAAAAATCGGCTTTGAAGGTCAGTTATTGATAGAGCCTAAGCCCATGGAACCGACAAAGCACCAGTATGATTTCGATGCTGCTACCGTACTTGGCTTTTTGCGTGCATACGATTTGTTTGATCACTTCAAACTTAACATTGAAGCCAATCACGCCACCCTGGCCGGTCATTCTTTTGAGCATGATCTAACCGTAGCTGCGATCAACGGGCGGTTGGGGAGTATCGATGCCAACGTTGGTGATCCTCTTTTGGGATGGGACACCGATCAATTCCCCACCGAGCCGAGAATGTGCACCCTTGCGATGCTGGTCGTCTTAAGCCAGGGAGGACTCGGCAAGGGGGGACTCAATTTCGATGCAAAACCCCGGCGGGGTTCGTTCGATGAAACCGATTTGTTCTATGCGCATATAAGTGGGATGGATACATTTGCCAGGGGTTTGGTGGCGGCGAATCAAATCATCGAAGATGGGATCCTGGATAATTTTATTGAAGAACGCTATGCCAGTTATTCCGAAGGGCTTGGTAAGAGGATCATGAACGGCCAGGAGACTATTGAATCTTTGGAAAAATATGTAACCCAGGAAGGCGAACCGGATCTTAAAAGCGGTCGCCAGGAAATGTTGGAAAACATTATAGCGTCTTACATTTAGGATCAGCCATGTCTGAGGACCAATTATTTATCGGTATCGACAGCGGTACACAGGGCACTAAAGCCGTTGTCTTCAGCCGTGAACAGGGGAAGATTATAGGCGAAGCCTATGCGGAACACCGTATCATTGAAAGCCAAGAAGGCCGGCGTGAGCAGGAGCCAGTTTGGTGGATTGAAGCTTCCACAGCCGTGATCGGCAGGGTGCTTAAAGAGCGTAAAGTTTCTAAGCAGTTGATTCGCGCTATCGGGGTGTCGGGACAGCAGCATGGAATGGTGGCACTCGATTCGGACGGTAGCGTGATTCGGCCGGCCAAATTATGGTGTGATACAGAAACCTCACAACAATGCATTGACATGACGCAAGAGATTGGGAGTTCGGAAAAAGTCATTGAACTCATCGGCAATTCGATTGCTGCAGGCTTTACGGCTTCAAAAATTCTCTGGCTAAAAGACCATGAGCCCGAAAACTATGGGAGGCTTGACACAGTTCTGTTGCCTCACGATTACATCAACTTTTGGCTGACAGGTGAGGTAAAAACAGAATTTGGTGATGCCTCCGGTACGGCCTATTTTGATGTCAGAACTCGCACCTGGTCGAAGGCCATTCTTGACGTAATTGATGATTCTGGGAAATTGCAGGATTGTTTACCAGAGTTGATTCCTCCTGATGCGCCTGTTGGCAAAATCAGGGCCGAAATTGCCGAACAGTTTCAGCTCAATCCAGATGTCTTGGTTTCATCCGGCGGCGGCGACAACATGATGGCCGCTATTGGAACCGGCAATGTGAAACCCGGCATCGTTACCGCCAGCCTGGGCACATCCGGTACCATCTATTCTTTTTCGAACAAGCCCATCATCGACCGGAATGGCGAGTTGGCGGCTTTTTGCTCCAGTACCGGCGGCTGGCTGCCCCTGGTGTGTACTATGAACGTGACGGTTTCGACTGAGCTCACGCGCGAGTTGCTCGGATTGAGTGTCTCGGATCTCAATAAGGTCGCATCTACTGCGGAATTGGGTGCCGACGGCATCCTTCTTCTCCCATACTTCAACGGAGAAAGAACCCCTGCTCTACCAAACGCAAAAGCTGTCTTTTTCGGATTAACCAGCACAAACTACAATTCAAGGAACCTTGCTCGGGCATCAATGGAAGGGGCGACATTTGGGTTGCGTTATGGGCTCGATGTTTTAAAGCAGCTTGGAATTGGTCCCTCCGAGATACGATTAGTCGGCGGGGGCGCTAAAAGCCCGCTATGGCGCCAGATGGTTGCAGATGTGTTTAATTGTCCGGTTGTCTGCCCGGAATCCTCTGAAGCAGGCGCTGTGGGGGCTGCCTTGCAGGCAATGTGGTGTTACCTGCGCCAGCAGGAAGGAAATGTTTCAATCAGTAGCCTTACGGATCAATTTATAGCGCTGGATGAAACGACTCGAACCGAGCCTGATGCTTCAAATGCCTCCCGTTATACTGATATTTACCAGCATTATTTACGGTTAAACAATATAATAAAGCCTTTATTTTAAGGCAATATTCAATGTAACGGTATACTGTCAACCGGCTGAGCAATAAAGGGGGCTATTGAATATTACCAGCGTGAAGAGATTCGCCGTACAGCAAACTCAACGTTCTATTTTTTCACGCCTATCCTTTTTTCCAAACGACTAAATCACGAGCCGGATCCGGTCAAGCGGCGATTTATACAATTCCTGCAAAACCAGACTGGCTGCACCGCGAGCCCAATCGGTGTCCTTCCAATTTTGAATTGCAATCTGGAGTGTTTCAAGCATTTGAGGCGTCGTATGTTTTTTGATCATTTTTTGCATGGGCATAAACAGAAGTTCGCCCGCCCGGACACCCTCTCCGGCTATAATAATTTTTTCAGGATTGAAGATTTGAACCAGGCCAGAAATTCCTAACCCCAGAATTTCCCCCGCTTTTTTAAAAATTTTGCGAAGTGCAGGCTCCCCGCGCTTGGCAATATCGGTAACCTCTTCAATGGTCAAAGAGGAAATGTTATTGCATTTCCAATCTCCAGCCTTACAGGCCTCTATGGCATTTGCCAGAATGCGATAATCGGCAACATAACTCTCGATACATCCGCGTTTACCACAACGACATGGTGCGCCCCCAGGTCGAATAACCAGGTGTCCAAATTCGGCACCGATTCTGTTCACACCCCGGTGTATCTGTCCTTTAACAACAATACCCATACCAATGCCATGCTCAACTGTGACGACGATAAAATTATCGACGTCTCTGCCCTCACCAAACCATTGTTGGGCCAATGTAACTGTATTTGCATCATTTTCAATATACGTCTTGATTTTAAAACGAGATTGAATGAGATTCCTTAGCGTTGTGTTGCCCCTTTTGTACAATGGCGACCAGTAGGCAACTCCCTTCTCGCTGTCAATAAGACCGGGAATACCGATGCCGATTCCGGAAATTTTTCTCATGTTCAAGCGCGCTTCGGCAACACAATGGCGGATGCCTTCTTCAATCAGATCTGCCATAAATTCGACGGTTTTTTTACCTGTGCGAACGGGCACAATCAATGAACTCAAAACATCGGCCTGTAAATTGGTGACCGCAAAGCTTACCTGGAAAGCGGACAACTTGACCCCAACCACATGAGCTGCTTCCGGATTAAGTGCCAGCAGTATCCGGCGTCGCCCTCTGGAAGAAGATGCTTCGGTTTCCTTTTCAAAAATCATTTTTTCCTTTATAAGGCGAGCTGTAATATTGGTCACAGCGGCACGACTCTGCCCGGTTAACTCTGAGATTTCAACGCGGGAAATCAAGCCTGCTTTGCGGATGGTGTTTAAAATGTTGAATTGATTGATGGTTTTGGTTAATTCTCGATCTGCGACTTCCATAGGAGATTTACCATTTTTTGATTCTATCATTAAATTAATTTAGATGATTCTACAGATTTTTGGTTTCTCACGTGATCGGTCAGCCAAACTTCCTGCCCATTAAAATAGCTATTACTACCTTATTTTTATGGAAATAGGGCCTATAAACAAAATCATCTTGACAAAAAAATGGCATTGATGCAAGTTCAAATGTGTTTATTTGATTCACTAAATGAATTAAAAGGCCATTGCGACTTTCCGACAAGATCATACTTCTATGCAGAGTATCCTATTACGCCCTTAGATTGTTCGGGTTCCCGGAATGCTAAATGAACCGCCCATCTCGTGCTCTGGTAAGAAAAATCATGAATTCTGATTATATCAACGTCCCAACATTCATATTTTTGTGAAAGGAGAGGCTAT encodes:
- the xylA gene encoding xylose isomerase, which gives rise to MNKFFPELPEKIPFEGPESKNPLVFKYYLPTQVVGQKTMEEHLRFSVAYWHTFKATGLDPFGGPTFNRPWIKAETPLEMAELTLRAAFEFAQKLGVPFYCFHDRDLAPEGETFAESCKNLEIMVEKAKRLQEETGIKLLWGTANLFGHPRYAHGAATNPDAHVFAYAAAQVKHAIAATKELGGSGYVFWGGREGYETLLNTDMKREQEQMARFFQMAVDYAQKIGFEGQLLIEPKPMEPTKHQYDFDAATVLGFLRAYDLFDHFKLNIEANHATLAGHSFEHDLTVAAINGRLGSIDANVGDPLLGWDTDQFPTEPRMCTLAMLVVLSQGGLGKGGLNFDAKPRRGSFDETDLFYAHISGMDTFARGLVAANQIIEDGILDNFIEERYASYSEGLGKRIMNGQETIESLEKYVTQEGEPDLKSGRQEMLENIIASYI
- the xylB gene encoding xylulokinase; the encoded protein is MSEDQLFIGIDSGTQGTKAVVFSREQGKIIGEAYAEHRIIESQEGRREQEPVWWIEASTAVIGRVLKERKVSKQLIRAIGVSGQQHGMVALDSDGSVIRPAKLWCDTETSQQCIDMTQEIGSSEKVIELIGNSIAAGFTASKILWLKDHEPENYGRLDTVLLPHDYINFWLTGEVKTEFGDASGTAYFDVRTRTWSKAILDVIDDSGKLQDCLPELIPPDAPVGKIRAEIAEQFQLNPDVLVSSGGGDNMMAAIGTGNVKPGIVTASLGTSGTIYSFSNKPIIDRNGELAAFCSSTGGWLPLVCTMNVTVSTELTRELLGLSVSDLNKVASTAELGADGILLLPYFNGERTPALPNAKAVFFGLTSTNYNSRNLARASMEGATFGLRYGLDVLKQLGIGPSEIRLVGGGAKSPLWRQMVADVFNCPVVCPESSEAGAVGAALQAMWCYLRQQEGNVSISSLTDQFIALDETTRTEPDASNASRYTDIYQHYLRLNNIIKPLF
- a CDS encoding ROK family transcriptional regulator yields the protein MEVADRELTKTINQFNILNTIRKAGLISRVEISELTGQSRAAVTNITARLIKEKMIFEKETEASSSRGRRRILLALNPEAAHVVGVKLSAFQVSFAVTNLQADVLSSLIVPVRTGKKTVEFMADLIEEGIRHCVAEARLNMRKISGIGIGIPGLIDSEKGVAYWSPLYKRGNTTLRNLIQSRFKIKTYIENDANTVTLAQQWFGEGRDVDNFIVVTVEHGIGMGIVVKGQIHRGVNRIGAEFGHLVIRPGGAPCRCGKRGCIESYVADYRILANAIEACKAGDWKCNNISSLTIEEVTDIAKRGEPALRKIFKKAGEILGLGISGLVQIFNPEKIIIAGEGVRAGELLFMPMQKMIKKHTTPQMLETLQIAIQNWKDTDWARGAASLVLQELYKSPLDRIRLVI